A genomic region of Erythrobacter sp. SCSIO 43205 contains the following coding sequences:
- the rsmA gene encoding 16S rRNA (adenine(1518)-N(6)/adenine(1519)-N(6))-dimethyltransferase RsmA, producing the protein MTTLPPIRETIARHGLSASKALGQNFLLDEQLLDRIAALPGDLSGASVLEVGPGPGGLTRALLRAGANVTAIEMDARCLPALEELSDAFPGQLSVIQGDAMKLDHCEIMRGEPFHVLSNLPYNVGTALFVRWLSGDEWSPQWQSLTLMFQREVAERIVASAGTSAYGRLAVLAQWRSSAKLAMKVHRSAFTPPPKVMSAIVHVTPGAAPEDVSARMLERLTEAAFGQRRKMLRQSLKGVPGALEALEAIGIDPTRRAETVSVEEFVKLARALGTQR; encoded by the coding sequence GTGACCACCCTCCCCCCCATCCGCGAAACCATCGCGCGCCACGGCCTTTCAGCAAGCAAGGCGTTGGGGCAGAACTTTCTGCTGGATGAGCAATTGCTTGATCGTATCGCGGCGCTTCCGGGCGACCTGTCAGGCGCGAGTGTCCTTGAAGTGGGCCCCGGGCCCGGCGGCCTTACCCGCGCTTTGTTGAGAGCGGGGGCGAATGTCACGGCGATTGAAATGGACGCGCGCTGCTTGCCAGCATTGGAGGAACTCTCCGACGCCTTTCCCGGTCAGCTAAGCGTCATTCAAGGCGATGCGATGAAGCTCGATCACTGTGAGATCATGCGTGGTGAGCCGTTCCACGTGCTCTCCAACCTGCCCTATAATGTCGGGACCGCTCTTTTCGTGCGGTGGCTGTCGGGTGACGAATGGTCACCCCAATGGCAATCCCTCACCCTCATGTTCCAACGCGAGGTGGCCGAGCGCATCGTCGCCAGCGCAGGCACATCCGCCTATGGCCGCCTAGCGGTACTGGCTCAGTGGCGAAGCAGTGCCAAGCTAGCGATGAAAGTCCACCGCAGCGCCTTTACCCCGCCGCCCAAAGTGATGAGCGCAATTGTCCATGTGACCCCCGGCGCGGCTCCTGAAGATGTCTCTGCAAGAATGCTAGAACGTCTGACCGAAGCCGCCTTTGGCCAGCGCCGCAAAATGCTGCGCCAGAGCCTTAAAGGCGTGCCCGGCGCGTTAGAAGCGCTGGAGGCAATCGGTATCGACCCCACACGCCGCGCAGAGACGGTAAGTGTTGAAGAGTTCGTGAAATTGGCACGCGCGCTAGGCACTCAACGTTAA
- a CDS encoding malate synthase G, giving the protein MHNYTTRAGLSVDAPLAELLETQVLAPLGRDVDAFWQGFADLLATYAPRNKALLEKRDDLQAKIDAYHIERAGKPHDADEYQAFLREIGYLVPEPDDFQIGTKNVDVEIATMAGPQLVVPILNARFLLNAANARWGSLYDAFYGTDALDAPAARPGGYDEERGAAVIARGRQFLDEALPLVDQSWADIADEHDGKLQDESQWVGHTEKGLLFQNNGLHIEVVFDRESPIGKTDKAGIADINLEAALTTIADCEDSVAAVDGEDKLLAYTNWLGIIRGDLEESFDKGGKTLTRKLNGNKTYKDGSGNEHTLSGRSLMFVRNVGHLMTNPAILLPDGSEVPEGIMDAVFTSAISTLDVEGHAKYGNSKHGSIYIVKPKMHGPEECAFTNDLFNAVEDLLGLNRHTIKVGVMDEERRTSANLAACIEAVKDRIVFINTGFLDRTGDEIHTSMRAGPMMRKGAMKGSDWLGAYEARNVAIGLKHGLSGKAQIGKGMWAAPDMMADMMEQKIGHLRAGANTAWVPSPTAATLHAIHYHRENVFDIQKDLPEPAGLDALLTIPLAEGTNWSDEELREELDNNCQGLLGYVVRWVDAGVGCSKVPDINDVGLMEDRATLRISSQHLANWLLHGVVTEEQIMDSLTRMAAKVDEQNANDPTYQPLIGNEDAPAFQAAKDLIFKGVEQPSGYTEPLLHEWRQEAKKR; this is encoded by the coding sequence ATGCACAATTATACCACCCGCGCTGGTCTTTCTGTGGACGCTCCACTTGCCGAGCTTCTCGAAACCCAAGTTCTTGCGCCTTTGGGCCGGGATGTAGATGCATTCTGGCAAGGGTTCGCTGACCTTCTCGCGACCTATGCGCCGCGCAATAAAGCGCTCCTCGAAAAACGTGACGACCTGCAAGCCAAGATTGACGCTTATCATATTGAGCGAGCAGGGAAGCCGCACGATGCAGACGAATATCAGGCGTTCCTGCGGGAAATTGGTTACCTCGTTCCAGAACCAGATGACTTTCAAATCGGCACGAAAAATGTCGATGTAGAGATCGCGACGATGGCGGGGCCGCAGTTGGTGGTTCCGATCCTCAACGCGCGCTTCCTCTTGAATGCGGCCAATGCGCGCTGGGGTAGCCTTTATGACGCGTTCTATGGGACCGATGCCCTCGATGCGCCAGCGGCTCGTCCCGGTGGTTATGACGAAGAGCGCGGCGCGGCAGTGATCGCGCGCGGGCGGCAGTTCTTGGACGAAGCGCTCCCGCTGGTGGACCAAAGCTGGGCTGACATCGCTGACGAGCATGACGGTAAACTTCAGGACGAAAGCCAATGGGTAGGCCACACCGAAAAGGGTCTGCTGTTCCAGAACAACGGCCTCCACATCGAAGTGGTGTTTGATCGGGAAAGCCCCATCGGCAAAACCGACAAAGCTGGCATTGCCGACATCAACCTTGAAGCGGCGCTCACCACGATTGCCGATTGCGAAGATTCTGTCGCAGCGGTCGATGGCGAGGACAAGCTGCTCGCTTACACCAATTGGCTTGGCATTATTCGCGGCGATCTGGAGGAGAGCTTCGATAAAGGCGGCAAAACTCTGACCCGGAAGCTGAACGGCAATAAGACTTACAAGGACGGCTCAGGCAATGAGCACACCCTTTCCGGTCGCAGCCTGATGTTCGTGCGCAACGTCGGTCATTTGATGACTAACCCGGCGATCCTGCTTCCCGATGGAAGCGAAGTGCCCGAAGGCATTATGGATGCTGTTTTCACTAGCGCGATCAGTACTTTGGATGTCGAAGGTCACGCCAAATACGGCAACTCCAAACACGGTTCTATCTACATCGTGAAGCCCAAGATGCACGGGCCGGAAGAATGCGCCTTTACCAATGACCTTTTCAACGCGGTCGAAGACCTGCTGGGCCTCAACCGTCACACGATCAAAGTTGGCGTGATGGACGAAGAGCGCCGCACCTCTGCCAACCTTGCCGCGTGTATTGAGGCGGTGAAGGACCGGATTGTATTCATCAATACCGGCTTCCTCGACCGTACGGGCGATGAGATCCACACCTCGATGCGGGCCGGCCCGATGATGCGCAAAGGCGCGATGAAGGGATCGGACTGGCTTGGTGCCTACGAGGCGCGCAATGTCGCGATTGGCCTCAAGCACGGTCTTTCGGGCAAGGCGCAGATCGGTAAAGGAATGTGGGCCGCGCCTGACATGATGGCCGACATGATGGAACAGAAAATCGGCCACCTTCGCGCTGGTGCCAACACTGCATGGGTGCCATCACCCACCGCTGCAACGCTTCACGCGATCCACTATCATCGCGAGAACGTGTTCGACATTCAAAAGGATCTGCCAGAGCCCGCCGGGCTTGATGCGCTGCTCACGATTCCTCTCGCAGAGGGCACCAATTGGTCGGATGAAGAGCTTCGCGAAGAACTGGACAACAATTGCCAAGGTCTTCTTGGCTATGTTGTGCGCTGGGTCGATGCAGGGGTTGGCTGTTCCAAAGTGCCGGACATCAACGATGTTGGCCTGATGGAAGACCGCGCCACATTGCGCATTTCGTCTCAGCACCTCGCCAACTGGCTGCTCCACGGCGTTGTAACCGAAGAGCAAATCATGGACAGCCTTACCCGCATGGCGGCCAAGGTGGATGAGCAGAACGCCAATGATCCCACCTATCAACCGCTCATCGGCAATGAGGACGCCCCCGCTTTCCAGGCGGCCAAGGATTTGATCTTCAAAGGCGTGGAACAGCCCTCCGGCTACACCGAACCGCTGCTGCATGAGTGGCGCCAAGAAGCCAAGAAGCGTTGA
- a CDS encoding hydrolase gives MKPITPADFDQDAMLAQVIAWSKINTGTANLDGLARQIDVLAEAFSALPGEIEYVEPAPVTVVNTAGEEVEKPHGKHMVLRVRPTANRRILLTGHMDTVFPKDYFFQDVTWLEDGVLGGPGVADMKGGIAVMLHALMAFERGAGSGSLGYDVLLNSDEETGSLASADLIAELARGKLAALTYEPAALPDGTLAHARGGSGNYSVIITGQSAHAGRNPDDGRNAIVAAADLAVKLKAMHCPDISVNPAKIEGGSANNVVPDHAILRFNIRPQSIEAGEKFERDLKELVAQIERAHEVSTHIHGGVSRPPKPVDDKAQKLFDLVRECGEELGQTIKWKSTGGVCDGNNIAACGVPVVDTMGVRGGSIHSPEEFMITDSLAERAALSARVIGRLDEGALS, from the coding sequence ATGAAACCAATTACCCCTGCCGATTTCGATCAGGACGCAATGCTGGCTCAAGTGATTGCTTGGTCCAAAATCAACACCGGAACCGCCAATCTCGATGGCCTCGCGCGGCAGATTGACGTTTTGGCTGAGGCTTTTTCCGCGCTTCCGGGCGAGATTGAATATGTCGAGCCTGCGCCTGTCACCGTGGTCAACACGGCGGGCGAAGAGGTCGAAAAGCCCCACGGCAAGCACATGGTCCTGCGCGTTCGCCCCACGGCCAATCGCCGCATCCTGCTTACCGGACATATGGATACCGTCTTTCCCAAGGACTATTTCTTTCAGGATGTGACCTGGCTTGAAGATGGCGTTTTAGGCGGGCCCGGGGTTGCGGATATGAAGGGCGGAATCGCGGTGATGCTCCACGCGCTGATGGCGTTTGAGCGCGGCGCTGGATCGGGCTCGCTTGGCTATGATGTGCTGCTCAATTCAGATGAGGAGACAGGCTCGCTTGCAAGCGCCGATCTGATCGCAGAGTTGGCGCGCGGCAAACTCGCGGCGCTTACCTATGAACCAGCCGCGCTTCCCGATGGGACATTGGCCCACGCTCGCGGCGGCTCTGGGAATTATTCGGTGATTATTACCGGGCAATCGGCGCACGCTGGACGCAATCCCGATGATGGGCGCAATGCTATCGTTGCCGCGGCAGACCTGGCGGTGAAATTGAAGGCCATGCACTGCCCCGATATCTCGGTAAACCCTGCCAAGATTGAGGGCGGAAGCGCCAACAATGTCGTGCCCGACCACGCGATTCTGCGCTTTAACATCCGTCCGCAGTCAATCGAAGCGGGAGAAAAATTCGAGCGCGATCTTAAGGAGTTGGTTGCGCAAATTGAGAGAGCCCACGAGGTTTCCACCCATATCCACGGCGGGGTCAGCCGCCCGCCAAAGCCCGTTGATGACAAAGCGCAAAAACTCTTCGACCTTGTGCGCGAATGCGGGGAAGAACTGGGTCAAACAATCAAATGGAAGTCGACAGGCGGCGTGTGCGATGGCAACAATATCGCCGCTTGCGGGGTTCCGGTCGTGGACACCATGGGCGTTCGCGGGGGCTCTATCCATTCCCCGGAGGAATTTATGATCACCGACAGTCTGGCCGAACGCGCCGCTCTGTCTGCACGGGTGATCGGGCGACTTGATGAAGGGGCACTTTCTTGA
- a CDS encoding arginine N-succinyltransferase — protein sequence MSFRLRPARLSDLEHLYEMAKLTGGGFTNLPADRNALTAKLTGAVKAFENTGDELVDEQFVLVLEDTKSGSVRGTCQLMTMVGQQWPFYSYRLNTLTQYSQELDRTVRTEMLNLVTDLEGSSEVGGLFLHPNERAGGHGLLLARSRYLFIAMHRKRFADRVLAELRGIIDERGDSPFWDNVAGRFFGMSFNEADYFNAINGNQFIADLMPKHPVYVAMLAEEARKVIGVPHLSGRAAMKMLENEGFAYEGYIDIFDGGPTMTARTDQVTSVKDSVAATVTNMDVAEGERAILATGTLSNFRSCYGARVLDEDGGIAIDAAAADTLDVAEGDTVWSVAR from the coding sequence TTGAGCTTTCGACTGCGGCCTGCGCGCCTTTCCGATCTTGAGCATTTGTATGAGATGGCAAAGCTTACCGGCGGCGGTTTCACAAACCTGCCCGCTGATCGCAATGCGTTGACAGCGAAGCTGACCGGTGCGGTCAAAGCGTTTGAGAATACCGGCGATGAGCTTGTCGATGAACAGTTCGTGCTGGTCCTTGAAGACACGAAATCAGGTTCGGTGCGCGGCACGTGTCAGTTGATGACCATGGTGGGCCAGCAATGGCCGTTCTACTCGTACCGCCTCAACACCCTCACCCAATACAGTCAGGAACTCGACCGCACGGTTCGCACCGAAATGCTCAATCTCGTCACCGATCTTGAGGGGTCGAGCGAGGTCGGCGGGCTGTTCCTTCACCCCAATGAACGCGCGGGCGGTCACGGGCTTCTGCTTGCGCGCAGCCGCTATCTCTTCATCGCGATGCACCGAAAACGGTTTGCCGACCGCGTCCTCGCAGAGCTTCGCGGCATCATCGACGAGCGGGGCGACAGCCCTTTTTGGGATAATGTCGCTGGGCGCTTTTTCGGGATGAGCTTTAACGAGGCAGATTATTTCAATGCGATCAACGGCAATCAATTCATCGCTGACTTGATGCCCAAGCACCCTGTTTATGTCGCCATGCTCGCCGAAGAAGCGCGCAAGGTGATTGGCGTGCCGCATCTGTCGGGACGTGCAGCGATGAAGATGCTGGAAAATGAGGGCTTCGCTTACGAAGGTTACATCGACATTTTCGATGGCGGCCCGACAATGACCGCGCGCACCGATCAGGTAACAAGCGTTAAAGACAGCGTTGCAGCCACAGTGACGAACATGGACGTCGCCGAAGGTGAGCGCGCTATTCTGGCGACGGGTACACTGTCCAACTTCCGCTCATGCTATGGCGCACGTGTTCTGGACGAGGATGGCGGGATCGCGATTGATGCAGCAGCCGCAGACACATTGGATGTTGCCGAAGGCGACACGGTATGGAGCGTTGCGCGCTAA